A window of the Pseudoliparis swirei isolate HS2019 ecotype Mariana Trench chromosome 13, NWPU_hadal_v1, whole genome shotgun sequence genome harbors these coding sequences:
- the LOC130203777 gene encoding gastrula zinc finger protein XlCGF8.2DB-like codes for MRCHFGKISSSYLVRKKCFREKPKKESRRRGLTGEKPFSCDVCGMKCTTQGSLKIHMLVHTGERPFSCDVCEKGFTQQGSLKTHMRIHTREKPFSCEVCGKRFTAQGSVNIHMRVHKGEKPFSCDVCGKRFTAQASVKIHMRVHTGEKPFSCDVCGKRFAVQGHLKSHMRVHTGEKPFSCDVCGMKCTTQGSLKIHMLVHTGERPFSCDVCEKGFTQQGSLKTHMRIHTRETIQL; via the coding sequence atgaggtgtCATTTTGGAAAAATATCCTCCAGCTATTTGGTTAGAAAGAAATGCTTTAGAGAGAAGCCAAAGAAAGAATCACGGcgaagaggtctaacaggagagaaaccattcagttgtgatgtttgtgggatgaaATGTACAACCCAGGGATCTCTGAAGATTCACATGTTAgtacacacaggagagagaccattcagttgtgatgtttgtgagaaaggatttacacaacagggctcgctgaagacacacatgagaatccacacaagagagaaaccattcagttgtgaagtttgtgggaaaagatttacagcacAGGGAAGTGTAAATATACACATGAGAGTTCAcaaaggagagaaaccattcagttgtgatgtttgtgggaaaagatttacagcacAGGCAAGTGTGAAgatacacatgagagtccacacaggagagaaaccattcagttgtgatgtttgtgggaaaagatttgcaGTACAGGGCCATTTAAagtcacacatgagagtccacacaggagagaaaccattcagttgtgatgtttgtgggatgaaATGTACAACCCAGGGATCTCTGAAGATTCACATGTTAgtacacacaggagagagaccattcagttgtgatgtttgtgagaaaggatttacacaacagggctcgctgaagacacacatgagaatccacacgagagaaaccattcagttgtga
- the LOC130203767 gene encoding gastrula zinc finger protein XlCGF57.1-like, with translation MRSAQVDSGSSPASRCVVSVSPGEMLRLLVKQQVDAVVEEAFVLLDTLTAAYEDTASRLGEHELHTSDVPPEGLDQDPEDPEPLHIKEEPEPLHIKDLQDLWTRLEGDQLSVLQEADIAKFSSIVVTLKSEDDKPQTSQLHQSQTEDDREAEPPSGSSATPIETETETDGEDCGGSGPARNLNPLCLSHPNAVDEKASGSSETEVIHGDWQEPLSDSGPESEDGVDIWKETRESFSFFKCSKRCYHKGFLQKHMRCHFGKISSSYLDQKKCFREKPKKESRPRGLTGEKPFSCDVCGMKCTTQGSLKTHMVVHTGEKPFSCDVCEKRFTQQGSLKTHMRVHTGEKPFSCDVCGRRFPKQGDLNRHMCVHTREKPFSCDVCGKRFTVQGSVKRHMSAHTGEKPFSCDVCGYKTSDQGSLKKHMTVHTGEKPISCDVCGKRFAVQGHLKVHMRVHTGEKPFSCDVCGKRFTVQARVKTHMRVHTGEKPFSCDVCRERFSERRQLKTHMRVHMGETI, from the exons ATGCGTAGTGCGCAGGTGGACTCTGGCTCCTCTCCAGCGAGCCGCTGtgttgtctccgtgtctccaggagaaatgctgagactgttggtgaagcagcaagtcGACGCGGTCGTTGAAGAGGCTTTTGTGCTGTTGGACACACTaacagcagcttatgaggacaccgcGTCTCGTCTCGGAGAACATGAGCTacacacatcag ATGTCCCCCCTGAGGGACTGGACCAGgacccggaggacccggagcccctccacataaaagaggagccggagcccctccacataaaagacctgcaggatctctggacccgtctagaggGGGATCAGCTCAGTGTGCTGCAGGAGGCCGATATCGCCAAGTTCTCATCCATTGTTGTTACTTTGAAGAGTGAAGATGACAAACCTCAGACCTCacagcttcatcaaagccagacggaggacgacagagaggcggagcctccatCCGGCAGCTCAGCTACACCAatagaaacagaaacagaaactgATGGTGAGGACTGTGGGGGATCAGGACCAGCCAGGAACCTAAATCCACTTTGTCTTTCGCATCCAAATGCTGTTGATGAAAAGGCTTCAGGATCTTCTGAGACTGAAGTCATTCATGGTGATTGGCAAGAACCGttgtcagattctggacctgaaAGTGAAGATGGGGTTGATATTTGGAAGGAGACCAGGGAATCCTTCAGCTTCTTCAAGTGTAGTAAACGGTGTTACCACAAGGGGTTTCTGCAGAAACACATGCGGTGTCATTTTGGAAAAATATCCTCCAGCTATTTGGATCAAAAGAAATGTTTTAGAGAGAAGCCAAAGAAAGAATCACGgccaagaggtctaacaggagagaagccattcagttgtgatgtttgtgggatgaaATGTACAACCCAGGGAtctctgaagacacacatggtagtacacacaggagagaaaccatttagttgtgatgtttgtgagaaaagatttacacaacagggctcgctgaagacacacatgagagtccacacaggagagaaaccattcagttgtgatgtttgtggaagAAGATTTCCCAAACAGGGAGATCTGAATAGACACATGTGTGTCCACAcaagagagaaaccattcagttgtgatgtttgtgggaaaagatttacagtacAGGGAAgtgtgaagagacacatgagtgcccacacaggagaaaaaccattcagttgtgatgtttgtgggtaCAAAACTTCAGACCAGGGAtctctgaagaaacacatgacagtccacacaggagagaaaccaatcagttgtgatgtttgtgggaaaagatttgcaGTCCAGGGACATCTGAAGgtacacatgagagtccacacaggagaaaaaCCATTCAGCTGTGacgtttgtgggaaaagatttacagtacAGGCACgtgtgaagacacacatgagagtccacacgggagagaaaccattcagttgtgatgtttgtagGGAAAGATTTTCAGAACGGCGACagctgaagacacacatgagagtccacatgGGAGAGACCATTTGA